A single region of the Candidatus Protochlamydia amoebophila UWE25 genome encodes:
- the miaA gene encoding tRNA (adenosine(37)-N6)-dimethylallyltransferase MiaA has product MIGNFSCETDEIKRIVLNFALQVQKKFPSNFQKNKKRIIVIAGPTCCGKSALALNLAQTMDGEIISADSMQVYRGMDIGTAKATKEERLFVPHHLIDIRDIQESFNVVDFYYEARQACQKILDQGNVPIIAGGSGFYLHALLYGPPSGPPSVPEVRKSFEDEIERLGSEILYERLSQLDPQYAKTITKNDKQKIVRALEIMMLTNKKVSKLSWKGRRKPQNYDFRCWFLHRPKEKLYERIDKRCDKMLEEGFMDEVRHLDSLGIRGNSSASQAIGYRQALNFLKTEQTASQYQEFIRSFKQATRHYAKRQFTWFRKEPLFRWLDVDMHDPEVVFDMILKDYELL; this is encoded by the coding sequence GTGATTGGCAACTTTTCTTGTGAAACTGATGAAATCAAACGTATTGTTTTAAATTTTGCATTACAAGTTCAGAAAAAATTTCCTTCTAATTTTCAAAAAAATAAGAAAAGAATAATAGTTATTGCAGGACCTACATGTTGTGGAAAATCAGCTTTAGCATTGAATTTAGCTCAAACTATGGATGGAGAAATCATCTCAGCTGATTCGATGCAAGTTTATCGAGGGATGGATATTGGGACGGCTAAGGCAACTAAAGAAGAACGACTTTTTGTTCCCCATCATCTAATAGATATTAGAGATATTCAAGAAAGTTTTAATGTCGTAGATTTTTATTATGAAGCTAGACAGGCTTGTCAGAAAATTTTAGACCAAGGGAATGTTCCGATTATTGCTGGAGGGTCGGGCTTTTATTTACACGCTCTTTTATATGGTCCCCCCAGTGGCCCTCCTTCAGTTCCTGAGGTAAGAAAATCGTTTGAAGATGAAATTGAACGATTGGGATCAGAAATACTTTATGAAAGGCTTTCTCAATTAGATCCTCAATATGCTAAAACAATCACAAAGAATGATAAACAAAAAATTGTGAGAGCTTTAGAAATTATGATGCTAACCAACAAAAAGGTTAGCAAGTTATCTTGGAAAGGTAGAAGGAAACCCCAAAACTATGATTTTAGATGTTGGTTTCTTCATCGACCAAAAGAAAAATTATATGAACGTATTGATAAACGTTGCGATAAGATGCTTGAGGAAGGGTTTATGGATGAAGTGCGACACCTAGATTCTTTAGGTATTCGAGGTAACTCATCAGCTTCACAGGCAATTGGTTATAGACAAGCGCTTAATTTTCTAAAGACTGAGCAAACAGCATCACAATACCAAGAATTTATTCGATCTTTCAAGCAAGCGACAAGGCATTATGCTAAACGTCAATTTACATGGTTTCGAAAAGAACCATTGTTTCGTTGGTTGGATGTCGATATGCATGATCCAGAAGTTGTTTTTGATATGATCCTGAAAGACTATGAACTGCTTTAA
- a CDS encoding STAS domain-containing protein: MSNIEGLVSVKEELKGDVLVLRMQGRLDAISSPSAERKVFDYINNGQHNLLLDFSGIDYLSSAGMRMLLSITKKLKTLSGKLVLCLVTVNVMDVLKMSGFDHVLELVQSEEEALKKF; this comes from the coding sequence ATGAGCAATATTGAAGGTCTCGTAAGCGTCAAAGAAGAATTAAAAGGTGATGTGCTTGTCTTAAGAATGCAAGGTCGGTTAGACGCTATTTCTTCTCCTAGTGCAGAACGTAAAGTTTTCGATTATATTAATAATGGCCAGCATAACCTTTTGTTAGATTTTTCAGGTATTGATTATTTAAGTAGTGCCGGCATGCGTATGCTTCTTTCCATTACCAAAAAATTAAAAACTTTATCAGGTAAATTAGTTCTTTGTTTAGTGACTGTCAATGTCATGGACGTATTAAAAATGTCTGGATTTGATCATGTCCTTGAATTAGTGCAAAGTGAAGAAGAGGCTTTAAAAAAATTTTGA
- a CDS encoding HAD family hydrolase, translating into MKLCVFDLDHTLLTVNSSYRFGTYLYQQKFISFFTLSHCLFYYARHKFLGMSMQKLHEKIFQKLFKGLYLKELQKHVKNFLDLELIKLFYEPALQRLQEAKQRGDYTLILSASPDFLVQPIAEKLDVKNWRASVYAPDQEGKLEYLSSILDGLNKANYVVSLINQMQIDYTAITAYSDSYLDLPILELSGKAVGVVPDNYLRKICQERGWEIL; encoded by the coding sequence ATGAAACTTTGTGTATTTGACTTAGATCACACACTGCTTACTGTCAATAGTAGTTATCGATTTGGCACGTATCTTTATCAGCAGAAATTCATTTCTTTTTTTACTCTTTCACATTGCCTGTTTTACTATGCTCGGCATAAATTCTTAGGAATGTCGATGCAAAAACTTCACGAGAAAATTTTTCAGAAATTGTTTAAAGGTCTTTACTTAAAAGAGCTTCAAAAACACGTTAAAAATTTTTTAGATTTAGAATTGATCAAACTTTTTTATGAGCCAGCTTTGCAAAGACTGCAAGAAGCCAAACAAAGAGGGGATTACACACTTATCTTATCTGCTTCTCCTGATTTTTTGGTACAGCCGATTGCTGAAAAATTAGATGTTAAAAATTGGCGGGCAAGTGTTTATGCTCCAGATCAGGAAGGGAAATTAGAATACCTTTCTTCTATTTTAGATGGATTAAATAAAGCTAATTATGTTGTATCTTTAATTAATCAAATGCAAATTGACTATACTGCTATTACAGCTTATTCTGATAGCTATTTAGATTTACCTATTCTAGAATTATCCGGAAAAGCTGTAGGAGTTGTCCCTGATAATTATTTAAGAAAAATCTGTCAGGAAAGGGGTTGGGAAATTTTATAG